The stretch of DNA GAGAGCAGGGTGTCGCCGGTGACGATGCCGGGCCAGGTGGCGAAGGGGTCGACCGGGGTGGTCGGGGCCGGGCGGCCGGGGGGCAGCCGCCAGTCGAGCCGCCAGAGGCCGTCGGGCAGCGGACGGGCGGAGGCCTCGCGGTCGCCGCGCCACGGGGGCTCGCGGTGCAGCCGGGCCTCGCCCTCGAAGGGGAGCTGGACCCGGACGGTGGCCACCGCGTGCCGGTCGACGGCGGGGCGGCCGGGGAAGCGGACCTTGAGGAGCTTGCGGACGGTGGAGCGGGCGCCGTCGCAGCCGATCAGGTGGCTGCCGCGCCACCAGGTGCGGGTGCCGTCCTTGGTGCCGAGGGTGCTGACGCTGACTCCGTCGCGGTCCTGCTCCAGCTCGGTGACACGGCTGAGCGGGACGAGCTGGATCAGGGTGTGCGCGGTGACGGCGTCGCGCAGGCCGCGCTGGAGGCGGTGCTGCGGGAGGTGCAGCAGCGGGATCTCGTCCAGCGGGAGGCGGAGCACCTCGGAGCGGCGGCGCCAGATGGTGAAGGCGTCCCAGCGGGCCGCGTCCGAGGGGGCCCGGCCGTAGCCGAGCCGGGTGAGCAGGGCCGTGGTGTCCGGGCCGAGCACGAGGCTGCGCGGCCCTTCCGGGCAGACGCCGGTGCCCTCGTCGAGCACCACCGTCGGTACGTCCTGCCGGGCGAGCGCGAGGGCCAGGGCGAGGCCGACCGGCCCCGCCCCGACGACGATCACCGGGTCCACGGCTGCCACGGCGTGGACGGGGCGGCCGACGTCGCGTCAGCTGCGGCTGGGGAGGTACCGGGTGGTGTCACGAAGAGCAATGCAACAGATCACCTGGGTGTCCGTCAAGCAGCGGCCGGTGTGCGCCGGTTCGCGCCGCGACGGCTCCGCGCCTCGATCCACTTGGCCAGACCGGTCAGCGCCAGGCACATCAGGATGTACACGGGGGTGATCACCAGCACGACCTGGACGTAGGGGTAACCCAGGGGAGTGGAGGTGTTCCCGGCGATCAGCTTGGCCGAGTAGAGCAGCTCGTAGAAGCTGATGATGTACCCGAGCGAGGTGTCCTTGAGGGTGACCACCAGCTGGCCGATGACGCTCGGCAGCATCGCGCGGACGGCCTGCGGCACCAGGATGCTGACCATCACCTGGGTCTTGCGCAGCCCCAGCGCGTACCCGGCCTCGGCCTGGCCGCGCGGCAGGGCGTTGATGCCGCCACGGATGATCTCGGCCTGCACCGCGCCGTTGTAGAGGGTCAGGCCGATCACCAGCGCCAGCATCCGCTGGGAGGTGAAGACGCTGACGTACAGCGCGAAGATCATGATCACCAGCGGCATCGCCCGGAAGAACTGGACGATCGCGGTGGCCACCGCGCGGACCGGCTTGTGGTCGGAGAGCCGCCCGGCGGCCAGTACGGAACCGAGCAGCAGCGAGAGACCGCCGGCGATCCCGAAGACCTGGAGCGTGGTGAGCAGGCCGTCCAGGATCCGCTGCTGGAAGCCGGTGTACTCGAACGGCGCCCAGAGGACGCCGGAGAACTGACCGGCGTCGTCCAGCTTGGCGTAGGCGTACCAGACCAGGGCGGCGATGCCGAGGACCGAGAGCAGGCCGAAGGCCCGGTAGCGGGCCCGGGCCTTCGGGCCGGGGGCGTCGTAGAGGACGGAGGAGGAACTGCTCATCGGGCCACCGCCAGTCGGTTCTCCAGGAAGCGGAAGAGCTGCGCGATCACGGTGCTGATCAGCAGGAAGGCCAGCGCGATCCAGCAGAAGATCGCGATGGTGGAGTAGCCCCGGTCCACCCAGGTCTGCTGCACGCTGAAGATCTCGTCCACGTTGAAGGCACCGGCGATCGCCGAGTTCCTCGGCAGGGCGATGAACACGCTGCCCAGCGGGGGGACGGCGGTGCGTACGGCCTGCGGCAGCACCACCGAAGTGAGGGTCTGGCCGAAGTTCAGGCCCAGGCTGCGGGCGGCCTCGGCCTGGCCGATCGGCACCGTGTTGATGCCCGAGCGGATCGCCTCGCAGACGAAGGAGCCGGTGTACGAGCCGAGCGCGATCACCGCGAGGGTGAAGCTCGGCAGGTGCACCTCCAGCCGCGGCAGCACGAAGGTGACCGCGAGGAAGAGCAGGGTCAGCGGGGTGTTGCGGAAGATGGTGACCCAGCCGGTGCCGAAGGCGCGCAGCACCGGCACCGGGGAGACGCGGAAGGCCGCCAGCAGGACACCGAGCAGCAGGGCGAGCGCTCCGCTGATCAGGCTGAGCTCCACCGTCCGCAGGAAGCCGTCGCGGAACAGCGCGAAGTTGCCGTCCTCGAAGAGTATGCCCATGCGGGCGGCCCTCCTTTCAGTTCTGAACGGGGATCAGGAGGCGTCGAGCGGCGGGATCTCGGCGGAGGCGCCGGAGAGGCCGAGGGTCGCGTCGTACGCCTTCTTCCAGTCGCCGTTGTCCTCGTGGGCCTTCAGTGCGGCGTTGATCGCGTCCTGGAGCACCTTGTCGCCCTTGGCCAGGCCGACGCCGTAGGGCTCCTTGGAGAACGGCTTGCCGACCACCTTGAGCTGGCCCTGGTTCTTGGCCGCGAAGCCCTTGAGGATCGCGTCGTCGGTGGTGACCGCGTCGACCTCGTCGGTCAGCAGCTTGTCCACGCACTGGGCGTAGGTGTCGTACTTGACCGGCTTGCCGTGGTACGTGTCGATCCGGGCGAGCGAGGTCGAGCCGGTGGCGGAGCAGACGTTCTTGCCGGCCATCGCGTCCGGGCCGGTGATGTCGGTGTTGGACTTGCGCACCAGCAGGTCCTGGCCAGCCACCATGTACGGGCCCGCGAAGGAGACCTTCTGCTTGCGGGCGTCGTTGATGGTGTAGGTGC from Kitasatospora sp. MMS16-BH015 encodes:
- a CDS encoding amino acid ABC transporter permease codes for the protein MSSSSSVLYDAPGPKARARYRAFGLLSVLGIAALVWYAYAKLDDAGQFSGVLWAPFEYTGFQQRILDGLLTTLQVFGIAGGLSLLLGSVLAAGRLSDHKPVRAVATAIVQFFRAMPLVIMIFALYVSVFTSQRMLALVIGLTLYNGAVQAEIIRGGINALPRGQAEAGYALGLRKTQVMVSILVPQAVRAMLPSVIGQLVVTLKDTSLGYIISFYELLYSAKLIAGNTSTPLGYPYVQVVLVITPVYILMCLALTGLAKWIEARSRRGANRRTPAAA
- a CDS encoding amino acid ABC transporter permease; protein product: MGILFEDGNFALFRDGFLRTVELSLISGALALLLGVLLAAFRVSPVPVLRAFGTGWVTIFRNTPLTLLFLAVTFVLPRLEVHLPSFTLAVIALGSYTGSFVCEAIRSGINTVPIGQAEAARSLGLNFGQTLTSVVLPQAVRTAVPPLGSVFIALPRNSAIAGAFNVDEIFSVQQTWVDRGYSTIAIFCWIALAFLLISTVIAQLFRFLENRLAVAR
- a CDS encoding glutamate ABC transporter substrate-binding protein — encoded protein: MRTRRTIAAALSVLALTAVAACGKDGSPNAAQDTGSKLPTYQVKSDVKLDGSPTWKKAKARGNLIIGAKSDQPFLGFEDVAAKTRSGFDIEIAKMVAADLGFGPDQVQFQTVVSANRETSIAGGQIDYYVGTYTINDARKQKVSFAGPYMVAGQDLLVRKSNTDITGPDAMAGKNVCSATGSTSLARIDTYHGKPVKYDTYAQCVDKLLTDEVDAVTTDDAILKGFAAKNQGQLKVVGKPFSKEPYGVGLAKGDKVLQDAINAALKAHEDNGDWKKAYDATLGLSGASAEIPPLDAS